The following coding sequences are from one Musa acuminata AAA Group cultivar baxijiao chromosome BXJ1-6, Cavendish_Baxijiao_AAA, whole genome shotgun sequence window:
- the LOC135676036 gene encoding uncharacterized protein At1g26090, chloroplastic-like isoform X2 has translation MLLDPLDRMKKVDARLNLTQGVLEGVVGEELGVLPGMDSIFSALTLQKMVNFVPGERNLSQREFDVIVYDGMSTEETLRLIGTTDRARWYLKYMRNMAEKTDIGRLTAPSLLKLAYESIRLYGGSIEDKTSAEIWDDIERVLEKSSVSFTDSSKFGCYLVMDTSRSTSVDAALRYWGCAIQAGTHICGVLGFDPTSSVVTESIIQKFLPLPFGCLPYISSEECVDLKAMIESLNKDTKDLFRTSSRCSESSVIFDPSQKSVTLFMPGFDKTEIKLYQYRGGSELLVEAGDQRRVIKLPSSMQGKVGGAKFIDRNLVVTLK, from the exons ATGCTTCTGGATCCTCTTGATCGAATGAAGAAAGTAGATGCCCGTCTGAATTTGACTCAAGGAGTCCTTGAAGGG GTTGTGGGTGAAGAACTCGGGGTTCTTCCTGGGATGGACTCTATTTTCTCTGCCTTGACGCTTCAGAAGATGGTGAATTTTGTTCCTGGCGAGAGAAATCTCTCACAAAGAGAGTTTGATGTGATCGTGTATGATGGCATGAGCACCGAGGAGACATTAAGGTTGATTGGTACCACAGATAGAGCAAG ATGGTATTTGAAGTATATGAGAAACATGGCTGAGAAGACAGACATCGGAAGATTGACAGCACCTTCTTTATTGAAACTAGCATATGAATCTATAAGGTTATATGGTGGATCCATTGAAGACAAAACAAGTGCAGAAATTTGGGATGACATTGAACGGGTTCTAGAG AAATCCTCAGTTTCATTCACTGATTCATCAAAGTTTGGTTGTTACCTTGTTATGGATACAAGCAGATCAACATCTGTTGATGCTGCATTGCGTTATTGGGGTTGTGCAATTCAAGCTGGAACACACATATGTGGAGTATTAGGGTTTGATCCAACATCTTCAGTTGTGACAGAATCGATAATCCAAAAGTTCTTGCCTTTACCCTTTGGGTGTCTGCCGTATATCTCCTCAGAGGAATGTGTAGATCTGAAAGCCATGATAGAATCTTTAAACAAAGACACCAAAGATCTGTTTCGGACTTCGAGCCGCTGTTCTGAATCATCTGTTATTTTTGACCCCAGCCAGAAGTCGGTGACCCTCTTCATGCCAGGTTTTGATAAGACTGAGATAAAATTATACCAA TATCGGGGAGGGTCAGAGCTATTGGTGGAAGCTGGGGACCAGAGACGCGTAATCAAATTGCCTTCTTCCATGCAGGGAAAGGTAGGAGGTGCCAAATTCATCGACAGGAACCTTGTGGTTACACTCAAATAA
- the LOC135676035 gene encoding heat shock 70 kDa protein 17-like, with amino-acid sequence MMRSAAGIRLRLALFLIFSSFSIPSESAVSSIDLGSEWMKVAVVNLKPGQSPISIAINEMSKRKSPALVAFHGGNRFVGEEAAGIVARYPDKVYSLVRDMIGKSYKHAKDLANSLYLPYDLIEDTRGAAGIRVDDGVTVYTAEELLAMILTYGMSLAKSHARVPVKDAVIAVPPYFGQAERRGVLQAAHLAGINVLSLINEHAGAALQYGLDKDFSNESRHVILYDMGSSSTYAALVYFSAYNTKEIGKTKSVNQFLVKDVRWDAKLGGQDMEMRLVEYFADEFNKQLGNGIDVRKSPKAMAKLKKQVKRTKEILSANTVAPVSVESLFEDLDFRSTISREKFEELCADLWERVLVPVKEVLRHSSLKIDEIYAAELIGGATRVPKLQAKLQEFLGRNYLDKHLDADEAIVLGSSLHAANLSDGIKLNRKLGMIDGSSYGLLLELDGPDLLKDENTNMLLIPRMKKMPIKLFRSIKHNKDFEASLSYDKVNELPPGVSTYIFAQYSVLGLTEASEKYVARNLSAPIKANLHFSLSRSGVLSLDRAEAVIEISEWVEVPKKNTTLENNATNSFNVSTETSPGNSSQDNAENLNSADSTNGSSNSTKGEQASDIITEKVLKKKTFRVPLKVLEKTTGPGSVLSEESISEAKIKLEALDKKDAERRITAELKNSLEEYIYSTREKIEDNNEVEKISSEEERHSFVEKLTEVQEWLYTDGEDASAGEFKERLELLKAIGDPIFFRLNELTARPLACEHAQLYLGELQKIVNNWETNKPWLPKTRIEEVLSEAEKLKNWLVEVEELQKKASLLSTPIFTSDEVYQKVSKLQDKVASVNRIPKPKPKPEKPPKKEPANHDNSTSTSNSTSGEQTSETGHATQDSSSTTADQENVVHAEL; translated from the exons ATGATGAGATCTGCGGCTGGAATCCGGTTACGCTTGGCCCTATTTTTGATCTTTTCCTCGTTTTCTATTCCCTCCGAATCGGCCGTCTCGAGCATCGATCTGGGCTCCGAATGGATGAAGGTGGCCGTCGTCAACCTGAAGCCCGGCCAGAGCCCGATCTCCATCGCCATCAACGAGATGTCCAAACGGAAGTCCCCGGCCCTCGTCGCCTTCCATGGTGGTAACCGCTTCGTCGGCGAGGAGGCCGCCGGGATCGTCGCGAGGTACCCCGATAAGGTGTACTCATTGGTCCGCGACATGATTGGGAAGTCTTATAAGCATGCCAAGGATCTCGCCAATTCGCTCTACCTACCGTACGATCTCATCGAGGACACGAGAGGGGCCGCCGGTATCAGGGTCGATGATGGGGTCACCGTCTATACCGCAGAGGAGTTGCTTGCGATGATCCTTACTTATGGGATGAGCTTAGCGAAGTCCCACGCGAGGGTTCCGGTGAAGGATGCGGTGATTGCAGTGCCACCCTATTTTGGCCAGGCGGAACGGAGGGGAGTGCTTCAGGCGGCGCATCTGGCTGGGATCAATGTGCTTTCACTGATTAACGAGCACGCTGGCGCTGCTTTGCAGTATGGGCTCGATAAGGATTTCTCGAACGAGTCACGACATGTTATACTCTACGATATGGGTTCCAGTAGCACTTACGCTGCTCTAGTTTACTTCTCGGCGTACAATACTAAGGAGATCGGGAAGACAAAATCTGTTAATCAGTTCCTG GTAAAGGATGTTAGATGGGATGCTAAACTTGGAGGTCAAGATATGGAGATGCGGTTGGTGGAGTATTTTGCTGATGAGTTCAATAAGCAATTAGGAAATGGAATTGATGTGAGGAAGTCTCCTAAGGCAATGGCTAAACTGAAGAAACAAGTCAAGCGTACAAAAGAAATTTTGAGTGCAAATACGGTAGCCCCAGTTTCAGTGGAATCCCTCTTTGAGGACCTTGATTTCAG AAGCACAATATCCCGTGAAAAATTTGAAGAACTATGTGCAGACTTGTGGGAGAGGGTGCTTGTGCCAGTAAAAGAGGTGCTGAGACATTCCAGCTTGAAGATAGATGAAATCTATGCTGCGGAGCTGATTGGTGGGGCTACTCGTGTGCCAAAATTACAG GCGAAGCTTCAGGAATTTCTTGGAAGGAATTATCTGGACAAGCACCTTGATGCTGATGAAGCAATAGTTCTTGGCTCATCGTTGCATGCTGCAAATTTGAGTGATGGCATCAAGCTGAACCGTAAGCTAGGAATGATTGATGGATCTTCTTATGGCTTGTTGCTTGAATTAGATGGCCCTGATCTTTTAAAAGATGAGAATACTAATATGTTGCTTATACCACGGATGAAAAAAATGCCCATCAAG TTATTCAGGTCTATCAAACATAACAAGGACTTTGAAGCTTCTCTTAGCTATGACAAAGTGAATGAACTGCCCCCAGGAGTTTCTACTTATATATTTGCACAATATTCAGTATTGGGTCTGACTGAAGCCAGTGAAAA GTATGTGGCTCGCAATCTCTCAGCTCCCATCAAAGCAAATCTGCATTTTTCTTTGAGCAGAAGTGGAGTTTTATCTCTGGATCGAGCTGAGGCGGTTATTGAGATATCTGAGTGGGTAGAAGTTCCTAAGAAAAACACAACATTGGAGAATAATGCCACTAATAGCTTTAACGTATCTACTGAAACAAGTCCAGGAAACAGTTCGCAAGATAATGCAGAAAACCTGAATTCTGCTGATAGTACTAATGGCTCATCCAACTCTACAAAAGGCGAGCAAGCTTCAGATATCATTACAGAAAAAGTATTAAAGAAGAAAACCTTTAGGGTACCATTGAAG GTACTGGAAAAAACTACAGGCCCTGGATCTGTTCTTTCAGAAGAATCAATTTCTGAAGCTAAAATCAAATTAGAGGCACTTGACAAAAAGGATGCTGAAAGGAGGATAACTGCAGAGCTCAAAAATAGCCTCGAAGAATATATATATTCTACAAGAGAAAAG ATAGAAGATAATAATGAAGTCGAGAAAATATCATCTGAAGAAGAGCGCCACTCTTTTGTAGAGAAACTTACTGAG GTGCAAGAGTGGTTGTATACTGATGGTGAGGATGCTTCAGCAGGTGAATTCAAAGAACGACTAGAGTTACTTAAAGCCATTGGTGACCCAATATTTTTCAG ATTAAACGAGTTGACTGCACGACCACTTGCTTGTGAACATGCTCAGTTGTACCTTGGTGAGCTGCAAAAG ATCGTAAATAATTGGGAAACAAATAAACCATGGCTTCCCAAAACTAGAATCGAGGAG GTACTGAGCGAAGCGGAAAAACTTAAAAATTGGTTAGTAGAGGTGGAGGAACTACAAAAGAA GGCATCCCTCCTCAGCACACCAATCTTCACGTCAGATGAAGTCTACCAGAAAGTGTCCAAGCTTCAGGATAAG GTAGCAAGCGTCAATAGGATTCCGAAGCCAAAACCAAAACCTGAGAAGCCTCCAAAGAAAGAACCAGCCAACCATGATAACAGCACAAGCACCTCCAACTCCACTTCTGGTGAGCAAACATCTGAGACAGGGCACGCCACGCAAGATTCATCCAGCACAACAGCTGATCAAGAAAATGTGGTCCATGCGGAGTTGTGA
- the LOC135677686 gene encoding uncharacterized protein LOC135677686: MGSNSGGPAMTIRLLHVVTALVSTCSKRMSRAARKLSRRRSSIIHKKKVTQLRVDGFGDADSDGEREEYTRGDVGVWRRTILMGEKCQPLNFSGVIYYDADGRRLSEVPTPRSPLRSPLLSFAQKSPSTAD; this comes from the coding sequence ATGGGGAGTAACTCCGGAGGCCCGGCCATGACGATCCGGCTGCTCCACGTTGTCACCGCCCTCGTCTCAACCTGCTCCAAGCGCATGTCGCGCGCGGCCAGGAAGCTCTCGCGGCGCCGGTCTAGCATCATCCATAAGAAGAAGGTCACTCAGTTGAGGGTGGACGGCTTCGGCGACGCGGACTCGGATGGAGAGCGCGAGGAGTACACGAGGGGCGACGTCGGCGTGTGGCGCCGGACGATACTGATGGGGGAGAAGTGCCAGCCGCTGAATTTCTCCGGCGTCATATACTACGATGCCGACGGGCGGCGGCTTTCGGAGGTGCCCACCCCGCGCTCGCCGCTGCGGAGCCCGTTGCTTTCCTTCGCTCAGAAGAGCCCGTCGACTGCCGATTGA
- the LOC135677685 gene encoding protein MOTHER of FT and TFL1 homolog 1-like, translated as MAGYVDPLVVGRVIGDVVDLFVPTISMMVRFGLKHVNNGCDIKPSMAANPPSVQIAGRQSDLYTLVMTDPDAPSPSDPTMREWLHWMVINMPGGTDPSRGQEAVPYMGPRPPVGIHRYVLVLFQQKSRLPGVAPPATRANFNTRSLAAQYDLGLPVATVYFNSQKEPAARRR; from the exons ATGGCTGGCTATGTGGATCCCCTGGTGGTGGGGAGGGTGATAGGAGATGTGGTAGACCTTTTTGTGCCCACCATAAGCATGATGGTGAGGTTTGGATTGAAGCACGTCAACAACGGTTGCGACATCAAGCCTTCCATGGCTGCCAAcccgccgtcggtgcagatcgcaGGCAGGCAGTCCGACCTCTATACTCTG GTAATGACTGACCCTGATGCACCCAGCCCTAGTGATCCCACAATGAGGGAGTGGCTCCACTG GATGGTGATTAATATGCCGGGTGGAACGGATCCTTCTCGAG GCCAGGAGGCGGTGCCGTACATGGGTCCCAGGCCACCGGTGGGGATCCACAGGTACGTCCTGGTGCTGTTCCAGCAGAAGTCTCGCCTGCCGGGGGTGGCGCCCCCGGCAACGCGCGCCAACTTCAACACCCGGTCGTTGGCGGCGCAGTACGACCTCGGCCTCCCCGTCGCCACCGTCTACTTCAACTCGCAGAAGGAGCCAGCCGCCCGGCGCCGCTGA
- the LOC135676036 gene encoding uncharacterized protein At1g26090, chloroplastic-like isoform X1, translating to MALLVPPPFSSTLTISPQNPNAEPLRIRRGARPRRRSGAPVVADSRNPPQKPTRLVTFLGKGGSGKTTAAVLAAQYYAMEGLKTCLLVHSQDPTVEKLMGCRIGSSPRVCDNNVSVVRLETSKMLLDPLDRMKKVDARLNLTQGVLEGVVGEELGVLPGMDSIFSALTLQKMVNFVPGERNLSQREFDVIVYDGMSTEETLRLIGTTDRARWYLKYMRNMAEKTDIGRLTAPSLLKLAYESIRLYGGSIEDKTSAEIWDDIERVLEKSSVSFTDSSKFGCYLVMDTSRSTSVDAALRYWGCAIQAGTHICGVLGFDPTSSVVTESIIQKFLPLPFGCLPYISSEECVDLKAMIESLNKDTKDLFRTSSRCSESSVIFDPSQKSVTLFMPGFDKTEIKLYQYRGGSELLVEAGDQRRVIKLPSSMQGKVGGAKFIDRNLVVTLK from the exons ATGGCTCTGTTGGTTCCTCCACCCTTCTCCTCCACCCTGACCATTTCCCCACAAAACCCTAACGCTGAACCCCTCCGGATACGCAGAGGAGCCCGTCCTCGCAGGAGAAGTGGAGCCCCGGTCGTGGCGGATTCGCGCAATCCTCCCCAGAAGCCCACGAGATTGGTCACATTTTTGGGCAAAGGCGGTTCAGGAAAGACCACCGCCGCGGTGCTTGCCGCCCAG TATTATGCAATGGAAGGGTTGAAGACATGCTTACTAGTACATTCTCAAGACCCGACTGTTGAGAAGCTGATGGGTTGCAGGATTGGAAGTTCTCCACGGGTGTGTGATAATAATGTTTCTGTTGTTAGGTTGGAAACAAGCAAG ATGCTTCTGGATCCTCTTGATCGAATGAAGAAAGTAGATGCCCGTCTGAATTTGACTCAAGGAGTCCTTGAAGGG GTTGTGGGTGAAGAACTCGGGGTTCTTCCTGGGATGGACTCTATTTTCTCTGCCTTGACGCTTCAGAAGATGGTGAATTTTGTTCCTGGCGAGAGAAATCTCTCACAAAGAGAGTTTGATGTGATCGTGTATGATGGCATGAGCACCGAGGAGACATTAAGGTTGATTGGTACCACAGATAGAGCAAG ATGGTATTTGAAGTATATGAGAAACATGGCTGAGAAGACAGACATCGGAAGATTGACAGCACCTTCTTTATTGAAACTAGCATATGAATCTATAAGGTTATATGGTGGATCCATTGAAGACAAAACAAGTGCAGAAATTTGGGATGACATTGAACGGGTTCTAGAG AAATCCTCAGTTTCATTCACTGATTCATCAAAGTTTGGTTGTTACCTTGTTATGGATACAAGCAGATCAACATCTGTTGATGCTGCATTGCGTTATTGGGGTTGTGCAATTCAAGCTGGAACACACATATGTGGAGTATTAGGGTTTGATCCAACATCTTCAGTTGTGACAGAATCGATAATCCAAAAGTTCTTGCCTTTACCCTTTGGGTGTCTGCCGTATATCTCCTCAGAGGAATGTGTAGATCTGAAAGCCATGATAGAATCTTTAAACAAAGACACCAAAGATCTGTTTCGGACTTCGAGCCGCTGTTCTGAATCATCTGTTATTTTTGACCCCAGCCAGAAGTCGGTGACCCTCTTCATGCCAGGTTTTGATAAGACTGAGATAAAATTATACCAA TATCGGGGAGGGTCAGAGCTATTGGTGGAAGCTGGGGACCAGAGACGCGTAATCAAATTGCCTTCTTCCATGCAGGGAAAGGTAGGAGGTGCCAAATTCATCGACAGGAACCTTGTGGTTACACTCAAATAA